The Agromyces sp. LHK192 genome includes a window with the following:
- a CDS encoding GuaB1 family IMP dehydrogenase-related protein — MEFYRTTPTHDLTYSDVFLVPSRSGVASRLDVALDSGDGSGATVPLVASNMNSVTGPRLAASLARRGGIAVLPQDMHLQDLDAAIRSVKAQSAVFDSPVALHPDQTAADALELLPPSPGHGIVLEDEGNAYAGCIAAERLASALPDARLGDLVHAGIPALEAEDVEDSRRAFDLMVDAGLEFAPVLRHGKVVGTLSRRSALRGTIYRPNVDAAGRLRVAAAVGINGDVAAKARALADAGVDLLVVDTAHGHQEGMVRAIRTVRDLDLGLRIAAGNIVTAAAVADLVDAGADILKVGVGPGAMCTTRMMTAVGRPQFSAVLETADAARELGAHVWADGGVRYPRDVALALAAGASAVMIGSWFAGTIEAPGRLRRDESGRLFKESWGMASTKAVRERFDRLSPYELARRELFAEGISSSSIYLDPLRPSIEDLLDMILSGVRSSATYAGARTLAEFRERALVGIQSAAGYEEGKALPVSW; from the coding sequence ATGGAGTTCTACCGGACGACGCCCACGCACGACCTGACCTACTCCGACGTGTTCCTCGTGCCCAGCCGCTCGGGGGTCGCGAGCCGGCTCGACGTCGCGCTCGACTCCGGCGACGGGTCGGGTGCCACCGTGCCGCTGGTCGCCTCGAACATGAACTCCGTGACGGGCCCGAGACTGGCGGCATCACTGGCCAGGAGGGGTGGAATCGCGGTGCTCCCGCAGGACATGCACCTGCAGGACCTCGACGCGGCGATCCGGTCGGTGAAGGCCCAGTCGGCCGTGTTCGACTCGCCCGTCGCGCTGCATCCGGACCAGACGGCCGCCGACGCGCTCGAACTGCTGCCGCCCTCGCCCGGACACGGGATCGTGCTCGAGGACGAAGGCAATGCGTACGCGGGTTGCATCGCCGCCGAGCGGCTCGCGAGCGCGTTGCCGGACGCACGGCTCGGGGATCTCGTCCATGCGGGCATCCCGGCGCTCGAGGCGGAGGACGTCGAGGACTCGCGCCGCGCGTTCGACCTGATGGTCGACGCCGGGCTCGAGTTCGCCCCCGTGCTGCGGCACGGGAAGGTCGTAGGCACCCTCAGCCGTCGCAGCGCACTGCGCGGCACGATCTACCGCCCGAACGTGGACGCGGCGGGCCGGCTCCGCGTCGCGGCGGCGGTGGGCATCAACGGCGACGTCGCGGCCAAGGCCCGTGCGCTCGCCGACGCCGGCGTCGACCTCCTCGTCGTCGACACGGCGCACGGACACCAGGAGGGGATGGTGCGCGCGATCCGCACCGTGCGGGACCTCGACCTGGGGCTGCGCATCGCGGCGGGCAACATCGTCACCGCGGCTGCGGTCGCCGACCTCGTCGACGCGGGAGCGGACATCCTCAAGGTCGGCGTCGGTCCTGGGGCGATGTGCACCACCCGCATGATGACGGCCGTCGGCCGGCCGCAGTTCTCGGCCGTGCTCGAGACGGCCGACGCGGCGCGGGAGCTCGGCGCGCACGTCTGGGCCGACGGCGGGGTCCGGTATCCGCGCGACGTCGCGCTCGCGCTGGCGGCGGGGGCATCCGCCGTCATGATCGGATCGTGGTTCGCCGGAACGATCGAGGCCCCGGGGAGACTGCGCCGCGACGAGTCCGGCCGGCTCTTCAAGGAGAGCTGGGGCATGGCGTCGACCAAGGCCGTCCGCGAGCGCTTCGACCGCCTCTCGCCCTACGAGCTCGCCCGCCGCGAACTGTTCGCCGAGGGCATCTCGAGCTCCTCGATCTACCTCGACCCGCTCCGGCCCTCGATCGAGGACCTGCTCGACATGATCCTGTCGGGGGTGCGCAGCTCGGCGACGTATGCCGGGGCCCGCACGCTCGCCGAGTTCCGGGAGCGCGCGCTGGTCGGCATCCAGTCCGCGGCCGGATACGAGGAGGGCAAGGCGCTGCCGGTCAGCTGGTGA
- a CDS encoding hemolysin family protein → MSEWILLAIGLLLTIGTGLFVASEFALVNLDRADLEARRARGETRLGMTIAALKITSTHLSSAQLGITLTTLLTGYTMEPAISSLLRGPLASIGIPEAVVPVVGTTVAVVVATLLSMVIGELVPKNFALALPRQTAIVVVPFQTAFTWVFRPAIAVLNGSANAIIRSLGIEPKEELSGARSAEELSSLVRRSASAGVLEQDTATLLGRTLRFADHDATDVMTPRPRLAAVQREESAEAVLELARQTGYSRFPVYDENLDDIVGVVHVKQAIAVPRDRRAEVPASALQSAVVRVPETVPLDTLLEELRGRGFQMAVVLDEYGGTAGVATLEDLVEELVGEVADEHDRTRAGIVRRGDHVSFPGILRPDELLDRTAIRVPEDGDYETVAGFVTSSLGRLAEIDDEVPIEGGRLVVQRLDGRRIDRLRFIPDPLPEGAEDARTDAADRNGGDR, encoded by the coding sequence ATGTCTGAGTGGATCCTGCTCGCCATCGGCCTCCTGCTCACGATCGGCACGGGCTTGTTCGTCGCCAGTGAGTTCGCGCTGGTCAATCTCGATCGCGCCGACCTCGAGGCGCGTCGCGCGCGAGGCGAGACCCGGCTCGGGATGACCATCGCCGCGCTGAAGATCACCTCGACGCACCTCTCGAGCGCGCAGCTGGGCATCACGCTCACCACGCTCCTCACGGGCTACACGATGGAACCGGCGATCTCGTCGCTGCTGCGCGGTCCGCTCGCCTCGATCGGCATCCCGGAGGCGGTCGTCCCCGTCGTCGGGACGACGGTCGCCGTCGTCGTCGCCACCCTGCTCTCGATGGTGATCGGCGAGCTGGTGCCGAAGAACTTCGCACTCGCGCTGCCCCGGCAGACCGCGATCGTCGTCGTGCCCTTCCAGACCGCCTTCACGTGGGTGTTCCGGCCCGCGATCGCCGTGCTCAACGGCAGCGCGAACGCCATCATCCGGTCGCTCGGCATCGAGCCGAAGGAGGAGCTGTCGGGTGCCCGGTCCGCCGAGGAGCTGTCGTCGCTCGTCCGGCGGTCGGCCAGCGCAGGCGTGCTCGAACAGGACACCGCGACCCTGCTCGGGCGGACCCTCCGGTTCGCCGACCACGACGCGACCGACGTGATGACGCCCCGGCCGCGCCTGGCCGCCGTCCAGCGCGAGGAGTCGGCCGAGGCCGTGCTCGAGCTCGCGCGCCAGACCGGCTACTCGAGGTTCCCGGTGTACGACGAGAACCTCGACGACATCGTCGGCGTCGTGCACGTCAAGCAGGCGATCGCCGTGCCCCGCGACCGGCGCGCGGAGGTGCCGGCGTCGGCGCTGCAGTCCGCGGTCGTCCGGGTGCCTGAGACGGTGCCGCTCGACACCCTGCTCGAGGAGCTCCGCGGACGCGGCTTCCAGATGGCCGTCGTGCTGGACGAGTACGGCGGGACCGCCGGCGTCGCGACCCTCGAGGACCTGGTCGAGGAACTCGTCGGCGAGGTCGCGGACGAACACGACCGCACCCGCGCCGGCATCGTCCGGCGCGGCGACCACGTGAGCTTTCCCGGCATCCTCCGTCCCGACGAACTGCTCGATCGCACGGCGATCCGGGTGCCGGAGGACGGCGACTACGAGACCGTCGCCGGCTTCGTCACCAGCTCGCTCGGCCGGCTCGCCGAGATCGATGACGAGGTGCCGATCGAGGGCGGGCGCCTGGTCGTGCAGCGACTCGACGGACGCCGCATCGACCGGCTCCGGTTCATCCCGGATCCGCTCCCCGAGGGTGCCGAGGATGCCCGGACCGACGCGGCCGACCGGAACGGAGGCGACCGATGA
- a CDS encoding hemolysin family protein yields MSDWMGIVWLVVLLIVNAFFVGAEFAVISARRSQIEPLAERGSRRAKTALWAMEHATLMLAMSQLGITICSLLILNVSEPAIHHLLEIPLHLTGWSEEVIGTIAFIIALVLVSYLHVVFGEMIPKNLSFSLPDKAVLLLAPPLVWVARVFRFAIVALNATANGILRLFGVEPKNEASSTFTLEEVQTIVDQSRREGVLEDSSGTLSAAFEFTTKRVDDVAVPMSELVSLPPGATPADVERAVARHGFSRYVLVGADGEPDGYVHLKDVIDLDDDEFDDPLPAKRVRRLVSIFAHTELEDALATMRRLGTHVARAFDEDGGTTGVIFLEDIIEELVGEVQDATRRV; encoded by the coding sequence ATGAGCGACTGGATGGGCATCGTCTGGCTCGTGGTGCTGCTGATCGTCAACGCGTTCTTCGTCGGCGCCGAGTTCGCCGTCATCTCGGCGCGCCGCTCGCAGATCGAGCCCCTCGCCGAGCGCGGCAGCCGACGGGCGAAGACCGCGCTCTGGGCCATGGAGCACGCCACGCTGATGCTGGCGATGAGCCAGCTCGGCATCACGATCTGCTCGCTGCTGATCCTGAACGTGTCGGAGCCGGCGATCCACCACCTGCTGGAGATCCCGCTGCACCTCACCGGCTGGTCGGAGGAGGTCATCGGCACGATCGCGTTCATCATCGCGCTGGTGCTCGTGAGCTACCTGCACGTCGTGTTCGGCGAGATGATCCCGAAGAACCTGTCGTTCTCGCTCCCTGACAAGGCCGTGCTGCTGCTCGCGCCCCCGCTCGTGTGGGTCGCGCGCGTGTTCCGCTTCGCGATCGTGGCGCTGAACGCGACCGCGAACGGCATCCTGCGGCTGTTCGGCGTCGAGCCCAAGAACGAGGCCTCGTCGACGTTCACGCTCGAGGAGGTGCAGACCATCGTCGACCAGTCGCGCCGCGAGGGCGTGCTCGAGGACTCGAGCGGCACCCTGTCGGCCGCGTTCGAGTTCACGACGAAGCGGGTCGACGACGTCGCTGTGCCGATGTCGGAGCTCGTCAGCCTGCCGCCCGGCGCCACGCCCGCGGACGTCGAACGCGCGGTGGCGCGGCACGGCTTCTCGCGCTACGTGCTCGTCGGCGCCGACGGCGAACCCGACGGATACGTGCACCTCAAGGACGTCATCGACCTCGACGACGACGAGTTCGACGACCCGCTGCCCGCGAAGCGCGTGCGCCGGCTCGTCTCGATCTTCGCGCACACCGAGCTGGAGGACGCGCTCGCCACGATGCGTCGACTCGGCACCCACGTCGCCAGGGCGTTCGACGAGGACGGCGGCACCACGGGCGTGATCTTCCTCGAGGACATCATCGAAGAGCTCGTCGGCGAAGTGCAGGACGCCACCAGGCGGGTCTGA
- a CDS encoding NADH:flavin oxidoreductase/NADH oxidase, with the protein MNAPAAGPALFRPITIRGLEIRNRVWVPPLCQYSVTALDGVPTDWHLVHLGSMAAGGAGLVMAEATAVNPVGRISDHDTGIWNDDQVRAWSRITAFIRSQGAASGIQLAHAGRKASVWQEHLRLPGSQPVEEGGWRTVSASAVAFEGLREPVALDEAGILGVVEDFRAAGRRAVEAGFDVVEVHAAHGYLIHQFLSPLSNRRDDEWGGSLENRARLLLEVIRAVRDEVGERMPVFVRFSATDWVDGGWDEVQTAVVARWAQAAGADFFDISTGGLVANAPIPVGPGYQVPHAIAVGELGEVEVSAVGRITTPEHAERIVASGDADAVMLGKAMMRDPHFALRAAFELGADRSLWPPQYRRARPDLNDGEW; encoded by the coding sequence ATGAACGCGCCCGCCGCCGGTCCGGCGCTGTTCCGGCCCATCACCATCCGCGGGCTCGAGATCCGCAATCGCGTGTGGGTGCCGCCGCTGTGCCAGTACTCGGTGACCGCCCTCGACGGCGTGCCGACCGACTGGCACCTCGTGCACCTCGGCTCGATGGCCGCGGGCGGTGCCGGGCTGGTCATGGCCGAGGCGACCGCCGTGAATCCGGTCGGGCGCATCTCCGACCACGACACCGGGATCTGGAACGACGACCAGGTCCGCGCCTGGTCGCGCATCACCGCGTTCATCCGCTCGCAGGGCGCGGCCTCGGGCATCCAGCTCGCACATGCCGGCCGCAAGGCGTCGGTCTGGCAGGAGCACCTCAGGCTGCCGGGCTCGCAGCCCGTCGAGGAGGGCGGCTGGCGCACGGTCTCCGCGTCGGCCGTGGCCTTCGAGGGCCTGCGCGAACCGGTCGCGCTCGACGAGGCGGGCATCCTCGGGGTCGTCGAGGACTTCCGCGCTGCCGGGCGGCGTGCGGTCGAGGCCGGGTTCGACGTCGTCGAGGTCCACGCCGCCCACGGCTACCTGATCCACCAGTTCCTCTCGCCGCTGTCGAACCGGCGGGACGACGAGTGGGGCGGGTCGCTCGAGAACCGGGCGCGGCTGCTGCTCGAGGTCATCCGCGCCGTCCGCGACGAGGTCGGCGAGCGGATGCCCGTCTTCGTCCGGTTCTCGGCGACCGACTGGGTCGACGGCGGGTGGGACGAGGTGCAGACCGCCGTCGTGGCCCGGTGGGCCCAGGCGGCTGGAGCGGACTTCTTCGACATCTCGACCGGCGGGCTCGTGGCGAACGCGCCGATCCCGGTCGGCCCCGGCTACCAGGTGCCGCACGCGATCGCGGTCGGTGAGCTCGGCGAGGTCGAGGTCTCCGCGGTCGGCCGCATCACGACCCCCGAGCACGCCGAACGCATCGTGGCCTCGGGCGATGCCGACGCCGTGATGCTCGGCAAGGCGATGATGCGCGACCCGCACTTCGCGCTGCGCGCGGCGTTCGAACTCGGCGCCGACCGGTCGCTCTGGCCGCCGCAGTACCGCCGCGCCCGCCCGGACCTCAACGACGGCGAGTGGTGA
- a CDS encoding HAD family phosphatase: MSPTAPSPISLAPCVVVFDYGEVISRSPSEADRDALVDRAAVDSDRFWPAYWRHRQDLDQGTASIAEYWRRVGSEVGAQWSEVDVHELWALDHRSWLSVDPGTLAVLHALRDGGTRLALLSNAGADFGGWLRHGSFAPLFEQVFVSGELGLVKPDAPIYERVIADLGITPDRFVFVDNKAENVEGAIAVGGTGHVFTDADALEAWLRELAA, encoded by the coding sequence ATGTCTCCCACAGCACCCTCACCCATCAGCCTCGCCCCGTGCGTCGTCGTCTTCGACTACGGCGAGGTCATCTCCCGGTCGCCGTCCGAGGCCGACCGCGATGCGCTCGTCGATCGAGCGGCGGTCGACTCCGACCGGTTCTGGCCCGCCTACTGGCGGCACCGTCAGGATCTCGACCAGGGCACGGCCTCGATCGCCGAGTACTGGCGCCGGGTCGGCTCGGAGGTCGGCGCCCAGTGGTCGGAGGTCGACGTCCACGAGCTCTGGGCGCTCGACCACCGCAGCTGGCTGAGCGTCGACCCGGGCACCCTCGCCGTGCTGCACGCCCTGCGCGACGGCGGCACCCGCCTCGCCCTGCTCTCGAACGCCGGCGCCGACTTCGGCGGGTGGCTGCGGCACGGCTCGTTCGCCCCGCTCTTCGAGCAGGTGTTCGTCAGCGGAGAGCTCGGACTGGTGAAGCCCGACGCCCCGATCTACGAGCGGGTCATCGCCGACCTCGGCATCACGCCGGATCGGTTCGTGTTCGTCGACAACAAGGCCGAGAACGTGGAGGGGGCGATCGCGGTCGGGGGCACGGGGCACGTGTTCACCGACGCCGACGCGCTCGAGGCGTGGCTTCGGGAGCTCGCCGCATGA
- a CDS encoding ADP/ATP-dependent (S)-NAD(P)H-hydrate dehydratase, whose protein sequence is MEQPGWGAWGAAEATEWIRRPDADDDKYRRGVVGFMTGSVEYPGAAVLGVEAAYRTGVGMVRYIGPKAVAAAVLQRRPEVVVQPGRVQAWVLGSGLDSSHRTFLRSGDLQHELSSGLPIVLDAGALDLVGTHSGPTAITPHAGELARLLVQREVEVDLDVADVRADPATWAERAAHEFGVAVVLKGSTTHVCDPEGARFAIAAATHQLATAGTGDVLAGILGALAATHHETLATDASALTRLAATAVYVHGAAARLASDDVEGGPITALDLAQEVPRVIGAMLPDLDGE, encoded by the coding sequence ATGGAGCAACCTGGCTGGGGGGCGTGGGGCGCGGCCGAGGCGACGGAGTGGATCCGTCGGCCCGATGCGGACGACGACAAGTACCGTCGTGGGGTGGTCGGGTTCATGACCGGGTCGGTCGAGTATCCGGGAGCCGCCGTGCTCGGCGTCGAGGCCGCGTACCGCACCGGCGTCGGCATGGTGCGGTACATCGGGCCCAAGGCGGTCGCAGCCGCGGTGCTGCAGCGGCGCCCGGAGGTTGTCGTGCAACCCGGTCGGGTGCAGGCCTGGGTGCTCGGCTCGGGCCTCGACTCGTCGCATCGCACGTTCCTGCGGTCGGGCGACCTCCAGCACGAGCTCTCGTCGGGTCTGCCGATCGTGCTCGACGCCGGAGCCCTCGACCTGGTCGGCACGCACTCGGGGCCGACCGCGATCACGCCGCACGCCGGTGAGCTCGCACGGCTGCTCGTGCAGCGCGAGGTCGAGGTGGACCTCGACGTCGCCGACGTCCGCGCGGATCCGGCGACCTGGGCCGAGCGCGCCGCGCACGAGTTCGGCGTCGCAGTGGTGCTCAAGGGCTCGACGACCCACGTCTGCGACCCCGAGGGCGCCCGGTTCGCGATCGCCGCCGCGACGCACCAGCTCGCGACCGCGGGAACCGGCGACGTGCTCGCCGGGATCCTGGGGGCGCTCGCTGCGACGCACCACGAGACCCTCGCGACGGATGCCTCGGCCCTCACCCGGCTCGCCGCGACCGCGGTGTACGTCCACGGTGCCGCCGCGCGGCTCGCGAGCGACGACGTCGAGGGCGGTCCGATCACGGCGCTCGACCTCGCGCAGGAGGTTCCGCGGGTCATCGGCGCGATGCTTCCCGACCTCGACGGCGAGTAG
- a CDS encoding glycosyltransferase 87 family protein → MTVGPDGAASARPRPSMARRIVGGRLALWVAFLAVHATLVLLNLHGQGWPLGDVEAVYLQWAQQAANGWLRMGIDSAWVYPILAFAPMAVALAFGPAWYPETWLGLVSVLDAVAFAILLGGAALSRTRRIAAWWWLAFLLLLGPIALGRIDAVTVPIALVGMLFAFGRPRVAAALLTIATWIKVWPAALLAALVVAHRRRMEAVMVAVALSTGIVGVSLVAGSGLNVFGFIGEQTGRGLQVEAPIGVFWLWSIVAGSGESSIGYDRDILTYQISGPGVEVVSSLTTPVMALAAIGAVLVGVRAVRRGAAVLRVLAPLALTLVVVLMLANKVGSPQFATWLAAPVVLGLATDRRRFLLPALLAALVAATTQVIYPYWYGWLLAADPAFVLVLTLKAALLAVIAAWGVRTLWQAGSRRTGPPAIDSPIATARAEEA, encoded by the coding sequence ATGACGGTCGGGCCTGACGGAGCGGCATCCGCCCGGCCGCGGCCCTCGATGGCACGCCGAATCGTCGGGGGCCGACTCGCGCTGTGGGTGGCGTTCCTCGCCGTGCACGCGACGCTGGTCCTGCTCAACCTGCACGGCCAGGGGTGGCCGTTGGGCGACGTCGAGGCCGTCTACCTGCAGTGGGCGCAGCAGGCGGCGAACGGCTGGCTGCGCATGGGCATCGACAGTGCCTGGGTCTACCCGATCCTCGCGTTCGCGCCGATGGCCGTGGCGCTCGCGTTCGGTCCGGCGTGGTACCCGGAGACCTGGCTCGGACTCGTCTCGGTGCTCGACGCGGTCGCGTTCGCCATCCTGCTCGGCGGCGCGGCGCTCTCCCGGACCCGCCGCATCGCGGCCTGGTGGTGGCTCGCGTTCCTGCTGCTGCTCGGCCCGATCGCGCTCGGCCGGATCGACGCGGTGACGGTGCCGATCGCGCTGGTCGGGATGCTGTTCGCGTTCGGGCGACCGCGGGTCGCTGCGGCCCTCTTGACGATCGCGACGTGGATCAAGGTGTGGCCGGCGGCACTGCTCGCGGCGCTCGTCGTCGCGCACCGTCGCCGGATGGAGGCGGTCATGGTCGCCGTGGCCCTCAGCACGGGGATCGTGGGCGTCAGCCTGGTCGCCGGGTCGGGGCTCAACGTCTTCGGCTTCATCGGCGAGCAGACGGGGCGGGGCCTGCAGGTCGAGGCGCCGATCGGCGTCTTCTGGCTGTGGTCGATCGTCGCCGGTTCGGGGGAGTCGTCGATCGGGTACGACCGTGACATCCTGACGTACCAGATCTCCGGGCCGGGGGTCGAGGTGGTGTCGTCGCTGACGACGCCGGTGATGGCGCTGGCGGCGATCGGGGCGGTGCTCGTCGGCGTGCGCGCGGTCCGCCGCGGCGCTGCCGTGCTGCGGGTGCTCGCCCCGCTCGCGCTGACCCTCGTCGTCGTGCTGATGCTGGCGAACAAGGTCGGCTCGCCGCAGTTCGCGACCTGGCTCGCGGCTCCGGTCGTGCTGGGTCTCGCGACGGATCGGCGCCGGTTCCTGCTGCCCGCCCTGCTCGCCGCGCTGGTCGCCGCGACCACCCAGGTGATCTACCCCTACTGGTACGGCTGGCTGCTGGCCGCGGATCCCGCGTTCGTACTCGTGCTCACGCTCAAGGCGGCCCTGCTCGCGGTGATCGCGGCCTGGGGCGTCCGCACGCTGTGGCAGGCTGGATCGCGGCGCACCGGACCTCCGGCGATCGACTCGCCGATCGCGACGGCACGCGCCGAGGAGGCATGA
- a CDS encoding thiamine-binding protein has translation MLVAFSVAPSGNGRADGSVHDAVAAAVQIVRDSGLPNRTTSMFTEIEGEWDEVFDVVRRATEAVGEYGSRVSLVLKADIRPGYAGEIDAKVERLEAAIDGAATGETGVEASDA, from the coding sequence ATGCTCGTCGCATTCTCCGTCGCCCCGAGCGGCAACGGCCGGGCGGACGGCTCCGTCCACGACGCCGTCGCCGCGGCCGTGCAGATCGTGCGCGACTCGGGCCTGCCGAACCGGACGACGTCGATGTTCACCGAGATCGAGGGCGAGTGGGACGAGGTGTTCGACGTCGTCCGCCGGGCGACCGAGGCCGTCGGGGAGTACGGGTCGCGGGTGTCGCTCGTGCTTAAGGCCGACATCCGGCCCGGGTACGCCGGCGAGATCGATGCGAAGGTCGAACGCCTCGAGGCGGCGATCGACGGTGCGGCGACCGGCGAGACTGGGGTCGAGGCATCCGACGCCTGA
- a CDS encoding MFS transporter, with translation MTLSADGPATLSPARIRFALLALALGGFGIGATEFVAMGLLPNIAADLLPGLYAASPEDANAKAGWIITAYAAGVVVGAPTIAAAAARWPRKRLLLALLTAFALGTVASALLPTFELVLVARFVAAVPHGAYFGIASLVAAGLMGPGKRARGVALVLSGLTIANVVGVPAITWLGQLSGWRIAYLAVAMIFVVTFVAVAIAVPWQPGDPAATMGRELRAFTRAQVSFALAIGAIGFGGLFAVYTYVAPLATDVTGLAPGLVPVALIVVGLGMTIGNLVGGRLADWSVRRSMYLFFAVLAAALVLLGCTASNPVGLFTGLFLVGGASSALSPTIQARLMDVARDSQSIAAALNHSALNVGNSLGALLGGMVIAAGLGYVAPVWVGLLMTVAGIALALASFGLQRAQAKRGAALPYATGATPAID, from the coding sequence GTGACCCTCAGTGCAGACGGGCCGGCGACACTGTCGCCGGCCCGCATCCGTTTCGCGCTCCTCGCGCTCGCCCTCGGCGGCTTCGGCATCGGAGCCACCGAGTTCGTCGCGATGGGCCTGCTGCCGAACATCGCCGCCGACCTGCTGCCCGGCCTCTACGCGGCGAGCCCGGAGGACGCCAACGCGAAGGCCGGATGGATCATCACCGCCTATGCGGCGGGCGTCGTGGTCGGCGCCCCCACGATCGCCGCGGCGGCGGCCCGCTGGCCGCGCAAGCGGCTCCTGCTCGCCCTGCTGACGGCCTTCGCGCTCGGCACCGTCGCCTCGGCGCTGCTGCCGACGTTCGAACTCGTGCTCGTCGCGCGGTTCGTGGCCGCAGTGCCGCACGGGGCCTACTTCGGCATCGCCTCGCTGGTCGCGGCCGGGCTCATGGGGCCGGGCAAGCGCGCCCGCGGGGTCGCACTCGTGCTCTCGGGCCTCACGATCGCGAACGTGGTCGGCGTCCCTGCCATCACCTGGCTCGGGCAACTCTCGGGCTGGCGGATCGCGTACCTCGCGGTCGCGATGATCTTCGTCGTCACGTTCGTCGCCGTGGCGATCGCCGTGCCCTGGCAGCCGGGCGATCCGGCAGCGACGATGGGCCGGGAGCTGCGCGCATTCACCCGCGCGCAGGTGTCGTTCGCCCTCGCGATCGGCGCGATCGGATTCGGCGGGCTCTTCGCCGTGTACACCTACGTCGCGCCGCTCGCGACCGACGTCACCGGCCTCGCACCCGGACTCGTGCCCGTCGCGCTCATCGTCGTCGGCCTCGGCATGACGATCGGCAACCTCGTCGGCGGCCGCCTGGCGGACTGGAGCGTCCGCCGATCGATGTACCTGTTCTTCGCCGTGCTCGCCGCCGCGCTCGTGCTCCTCGGATGCACCGCCTCGAACCCGGTCGGCCTGTTCACGGGGCTCTTCCTCGTCGGCGGGGCGTCGTCGGCGCTCTCTCCCACGATCCAGGCACGGCTCATGGACGTCGCCCGCGACAGCCAGTCGATCGCCGCTGCGCTCAACCACTCGGCCCTCAATGTCGGCAACAGCCTCGGTGCGCTGCTCGGCGGCATGGTGATCGCCGCCGGACTCGGCTACGTGGCCCCCGTGTGGGTCGGCCTGCTGATGACCGTCGCCGGCATCGCGCTCGCCCTCGCCAGCTTCGGGCTGCAGCGAGCCCAGGCGAAGCGCGGCGCCGCGCTGCCGTACGCGACGGGGGCGACGCCGGCGATCGACTGA
- a CDS encoding response regulator transcription factor, with product MPDPTTSIRLAIVDDHRMLLGALSEWLRTAAPDIEVVAAVPSWSELLAHREFPVDVVLLDLDLKDNIPVSLKLSMLKSADVQTMLISTYSEPAVVREALSAGALGYLPKSEPVETIVEAIRAASVGDTFLTSELEATLDEDGGMPKLSAQERRVMALYGAGQPVKAVAFQLGISEETAKSYLKRIREKYRVAGYDVGTKVALRKRAIADGILLQSD from the coding sequence ATGCCTGACCCAACAACGTCGATCCGCCTCGCGATCGTCGACGACCACCGCATGCTCCTCGGCGCGCTGAGCGAGTGGCTGCGCACCGCCGCACCCGACATCGAGGTCGTCGCGGCGGTCCCCTCGTGGTCCGAACTCCTCGCGCACCGCGAGTTCCCGGTCGACGTCGTGCTCCTGGACCTCGACCTCAAGGACAACATCCCGGTCTCGCTCAAGCTCTCGATGCTGAAGTCGGCGGACGTGCAGACCATGCTCATCAGCACCTACTCCGAGCCGGCGGTGGTCCGCGAGGCGCTGTCGGCCGGCGCACTCGGCTACCTGCCGAAGTCGGAGCCCGTGGAGACGATCGTCGAGGCGATCCGCGCCGCGAGCGTCGGCGACACGTTCCTGACGTCCGAACTCGAGGCGACGCTCGACGAGGACGGCGGGATGCCGAAGCTCTCGGCGCAGGAGCGACGCGTGATGGCGTTGTACGGCGCGGGCCAGCCGGTGAAGGCCGTCGCGTTCCAGCTCGGCATCTCCGAGGAGACGGCGAAGAGCTACCTCAAGCGCATCCGCGAGAAGTACCGCGTCGCGGGGTACGACGTCGGCACGAAGGTCGCACTGCGCAAGCGCGCGATCGCGGACGGCATCCTGCTGCAGAGCGACTGA